In a genomic window of Nocardiopsis mwathae:
- a CDS encoding DUF397 domain-containing protein, with protein MPTHLVFRKSSYSSAKGQDCVEVADLPGGAAVRDSQHEGTGHIAFPAAEWHAFLTEVKADRL; from the coding sequence ATGCCCACCCACCTGGTCTTTCGCAAGTCGAGCTATAGCTCGGCCAAGGGACAGGACTGTGTCGAGGTCGCCGACTTGCCCGGTGGCGCGGCTGTCCGCGATTCCCAACACGAGGGGACCGGGCATATCGCCTTTCCGGCCGCCGAGTGGCACGCCTTCCTGACCGAGGTGAAGGCCGACCGCCTGTAG
- a CDS encoding methyltransferase domain-containing protein codes for MSRAEDLADLLGLTGPLREAMLAVPRDVFVPDVGVAGPANGGRYAIDRHARPDEWRHAVFSDTAVITQWDDEQTDPAEVDLRRAQPSSSISAPGVAFAFLAMLAPRDHDRVLEIGTGTGYTAAVLAARVGEHNVTSIEVDPAVAGQAEANLKRVGYAPRLVVGDGADGWLDGAPYDRVHATCAVRRIPGAWVAQTRPGGVIVVPWQPGYDFGWIVRLTVAGGAAHGRFHGRAGYMMLRDQRAEMRFTVHHEDQAVTATTRLDPRSIVDAGEGAELAITALVPDVKLIPIRASDGTVSVSLYELGRPEGAWAACDYEPGDDEYEVTQYGGRRLWDEAEAAYLRWLDVGSPGIDRFGVTVTAGGQHTIWIDAPGRTLDR; via the coding sequence ATGAGCCGAGCCGAAGACCTCGCCGACCTCCTAGGGCTGACCGGCCCCCTGCGCGAGGCGATGCTGGCCGTTCCCCGAGACGTGTTCGTTCCCGACGTCGGGGTCGCCGGCCCGGCGAACGGCGGGCGGTACGCGATCGACCGGCACGCCCGCCCCGACGAGTGGCGCCACGCGGTGTTCTCCGACACCGCGGTCATCACCCAGTGGGACGACGAACAGACCGACCCGGCCGAGGTGGACCTCCGCCGCGCCCAGCCCTCCAGCTCCATCTCCGCACCCGGCGTGGCCTTCGCATTCCTCGCCATGCTCGCTCCCCGCGACCACGACCGCGTCCTGGAGATCGGCACCGGAACCGGGTACACCGCCGCGGTCCTGGCGGCGCGCGTGGGCGAACACAACGTCACCAGTATCGAGGTGGATCCCGCCGTAGCCGGGCAGGCCGAGGCCAACCTCAAGCGCGTCGGCTACGCCCCACGCTTGGTCGTCGGCGACGGCGCCGACGGATGGCTCGACGGCGCCCCCTATGACCGGGTTCACGCCACCTGCGCGGTACGGCGCATCCCGGGCGCTTGGGTCGCCCAGACCCGTCCCGGCGGTGTCATCGTTGTGCCGTGGCAGCCCGGGTACGACTTCGGGTGGATCGTTCGGCTCACAGTGGCCGGTGGAGCGGCCCATGGGCGGTTCCACGGGCGCGCCGGGTACATGATGCTCCGCGATCAGCGCGCGGAGATGCGCTTCACCGTGCATCACGAGGACCAGGCGGTCACCGCCACGACCCGACTGGACCCGCGCAGCATCGTCGACGCCGGTGAGGGTGCCGAACTGGCGATCACGGCGCTCGTGCCGGACGTCAAGCTCATCCCGATCCGCGCCAGCGACGGGACCGTCTCGGTGTCGCTGTACGAGCTCGGCAGGCCTGAGGGGGCTTGGGCGGCCTGCGACTACGAACCAGGGGACGACGAGTACGAGGTCACGCAGTACGGCGGCCGACGGCTCTGGGACGAAGCCGAGGCCGCGTACCTGCGCTGGCTGGATGTGGGCAGCCCCGGCATCGACCGCTTCGGCGTCACGGTGACTGCGGGTGGCCAGCACACCATATGGATCGACGCGCCAGGGCGGACGCTCGACCGCTGA
- a CDS encoding MvdC/MvdD family ATP grasp protein translates to MSVLILAHPSDTVADLVADELEGRGMAVARLTPSAFPRKLTMAARLKDGGRWSGTLTTSDGRRIELGEIRAVWRRSASQFVLDGRMTAPERAFAYGEARRGFGGVLAALGDCLWVNDPVAASRAEYKPAQLAAAAEAGLPVPDTLVTSDPQAAHDWAKQLARPIVYKPLSGVWHADEGRLRLMYTTPIEDPDDLLDPRLSLTAQMFQERVPLGFAVRATVVGERVFAARIDTDSPQAQEDWRSDYDSLRHSVFELPDAVSAGLVDLHRRLGLVYGAADLIYNDLSGRFVFLETNQNGEFGWIARRTGLPIPAAIADLLERA, encoded by the coding sequence ATGTCCGTCCTTATCCTCGCCCACCCCTCAGACACTGTCGCCGACCTGGTGGCCGATGAACTGGAGGGGCGCGGCATGGCCGTCGCCCGGCTGACTCCCTCGGCCTTCCCCCGAAAGCTGACGATGGCGGCCCGCCTGAAGGACGGCGGCCGATGGTCGGGCACCCTGACCACCAGCGACGGCAGGCGGATCGAGCTCGGCGAGATCCGCGCGGTGTGGCGCCGCAGCGCCTCACAGTTCGTGCTCGACGGGCGGATGACCGCCCCCGAACGGGCGTTCGCCTACGGGGAGGCCCGCCGCGGCTTCGGCGGTGTGCTCGCTGCGCTGGGCGACTGCCTGTGGGTGAACGATCCGGTCGCGGCGTCCCGCGCCGAGTACAAACCGGCCCAGCTCGCCGCGGCGGCCGAGGCCGGGCTACCCGTGCCGGACACGCTGGTCACCTCCGACCCGCAGGCCGCGCACGACTGGGCGAAGCAGCTCGCCCGACCCATCGTCTACAAGCCGCTGTCCGGCGTGTGGCACGCCGACGAAGGCCGGCTCCGGCTGATGTACACCACGCCGATAGAGGACCCGGACGACCTGCTCGATCCGCGGCTGTCGCTGACCGCCCAGATGTTCCAGGAACGCGTGCCGCTGGGCTTCGCGGTCCGTGCAACGGTCGTCGGCGAGCGCGTGTTCGCTGCGCGCATCGACACCGACAGTCCGCAGGCTCAGGAGGACTGGCGCTCCGACTACGACTCTCTGCGCCACTCCGTCTTCGAATTGCCCGACGCTGTGTCGGCCGGCCTGGTAGACCTGCACCGAAGGCTCGGCCTGGTCTACGGCGCAGCCGACCTCATCTACAACGACCTCTCGGGCCGGTTCGTGTTCCTGGAGACCAACCAGAACGGCGAGTTCGGGTGGATCGCCCGCCGCACCGGCCTGCCCATCCCCGCCGCCATCGCCGATCTTCTGGAGCGCGCATGA
- a CDS encoding Fic family protein: protein MTDDALAAWQRARRQVDWPRAAPAAPYTPVMGAVDGAASWFDGPVRRRDPARADRLLSALAAAREDARRQAPLTFDLMSRWQRHVLGVHEAGFREGDAYAKAGRERYGLTPRTRADIERCLHESTDTAVPLPARAARAYLDVAFFHPFTDGNGRAVLLALDFVLVREGVLLDRVGPLQSTRYADDADGAADLAHLVGVLVRATRRRAAEKNHGCDLPCRGGGSDRMPNPGPDGLRSSHDRLRPWQ from the coding sequence GTGACCGATGACGCCCTGGCCGCCTGGCAGCGGGCCCGTCGGCAGGTGGACTGGCCGAGGGCCGCTCCGGCAGCGCCCTACACCCCGGTCATGGGAGCCGTCGACGGCGCGGCGAGCTGGTTCGACGGCCCGGTCCGCCGCCGCGACCCGGCGCGGGCCGACCGGCTTCTGTCCGCACTCGCCGCGGCCCGGGAGGACGCCCGACGGCAGGCGCCCCTGACGTTCGATCTCATGTCCCGCTGGCAGCGACACGTCCTCGGCGTACACGAGGCGGGGTTCCGCGAAGGCGACGCCTACGCGAAGGCCGGGCGGGAGCGCTACGGGCTGACGCCGCGCACGCGCGCGGACATCGAACGGTGTCTCCATGAGAGCACCGACACCGCTGTCCCGCTTCCGGCCCGTGCGGCACGCGCCTACCTGGACGTCGCGTTCTTCCACCCGTTCACCGACGGCAACGGCCGCGCGGTCCTCCTGGCCCTGGATTTCGTGCTGGTGAGAGAGGGTGTGCTGCTGGACCGGGTCGGCCCGCTCCAGAGCACACGCTATGCGGACGACGCGGACGGAGCCGCCGACCTGGCGCACCTCGTCGGTGTCCTGGTCCGGGCCACACGCCGACGGGCCGCAGAGAAGAACCACGGATGCGACCTGCCCTGCCGCGGCGGCGGGTCCGATCGGATGCCGAACCCCGGCCCCGACGGCCTTCGGTCCAGTCATGACCGCCTCCGGCCATGGCAATGA
- a CDS encoding right-handed parallel beta-helix repeat-containing protein: MIFVDPSGDDSGPGTFERPFATLERARDAAAPGTIVHLRAGTYRLADTFRMSPQHSGVVYQAYGYGTADQEEVVISGGRPVDGWHADTGGTWQAPTPGAAPRQLYASGRRVERAAVNVESHGLVRTADGYTAEGAAPQSWSGDVELVYRGAYPWTEARCPVADTSANGDSTAIAMAQPAFDRAVRAYHAVMPGNGPDSGEFYGADAPTSAENSPAFLTDCTFATAGGTLHYRPRNGEEPAGVVAPVLETLLHARGVHDIAFRGITFAEATWHRPSGPGGFLHYHGNAFHDGGELMTVALGEEPHQGQVTVPAEAESIPGNVLIEDSTRVVIEGCRFTRLGGVALEFRGQGSDNAVRHSEITDAAAGGLVIGAGARGHRVEDNHIHGIGRDYRGSPAVVVSGAVDTVIARNRVNDVPHVGITANAGRGTQVLDNLVHDTMQVLADGGGIYISGPQGDSYASGALVRGNVVRDTVTPYNFGLYTDYGAAWVTVQGNAVYRADAPIVLNVWPPLEHVAFIGNVFDADPGEAPPGVTLADNTVLPKEAIEDAPQVADILATCGPRPARQR; this comes from the coding sequence ATGATCTTCGTCGATCCTTCGGGCGACGACTCGGGTCCGGGCACGTTCGAGCGGCCGTTCGCGACCCTCGAACGCGCCCGCGACGCGGCCGCCCCCGGCACCATCGTCCACCTCAGGGCGGGGACCTACCGCCTCGCCGACACCTTCCGCATGTCCCCGCAGCACTCCGGCGTCGTCTACCAGGCCTACGGCTACGGCACCGCAGACCAGGAGGAGGTCGTCATCAGCGGCGGCCGGCCGGTAGACGGCTGGCACGCGGACACCGGAGGCACCTGGCAGGCCCCGACCCCCGGCGCGGCACCCCGCCAGCTGTACGCGTCCGGACGTCGGGTCGAGCGGGCGGCGGTCAACGTCGAATCGCACGGGCTCGTCCGCACAGCGGACGGGTACACCGCCGAGGGGGCAGCGCCGCAGTCCTGGTCAGGCGATGTCGAGCTCGTCTACCGGGGCGCCTACCCCTGGACCGAGGCCCGGTGCCCGGTCGCCGACACCTCCGCGAACGGGGACTCGACCGCCATCGCGATGGCGCAGCCCGCGTTCGACCGCGCCGTACGCGCCTACCACGCGGTCATGCCCGGGAACGGCCCCGACAGCGGCGAGTTCTACGGCGCCGACGCCCCCACCTCCGCCGAGAACAGCCCCGCCTTCCTCACCGACTGCACCTTCGCAACCGCCGGAGGCACCCTCCACTACCGCCCGCGGAACGGCGAGGAACCGGCCGGCGTCGTCGCGCCCGTGCTGGAGACGCTGCTGCACGCCCGAGGCGTCCACGACATCGCCTTCCGCGGCATCACCTTCGCCGAGGCGACCTGGCACCGGCCCAGCGGACCCGGGGGCTTCCTGCACTACCACGGCAACGCCTTCCACGACGGCGGCGAGCTGATGACCGTGGCCTTGGGCGAGGAGCCGCACCAGGGGCAGGTGACGGTCCCCGCCGAGGCCGAGAGCATTCCCGGAAACGTGCTCATCGAGGACTCCACCCGCGTCGTGATCGAAGGCTGCCGGTTCACCCGCCTGGGCGGGGTCGCGCTGGAGTTCCGCGGCCAGGGCTCCGACAACGCGGTGCGCCACAGCGAGATCACCGACGCGGCCGCGGGCGGGCTGGTGATCGGCGCGGGCGCGCGCGGGCACCGCGTCGAGGACAACCACATCCACGGCATCGGCCGCGACTACCGCGGCTCACCGGCCGTCGTGGTCTCCGGCGCCGTCGACACCGTCATCGCCCGCAACCGGGTCAACGACGTCCCGCACGTCGGCATCACCGCGAACGCGGGCCGCGGCACCCAGGTGCTCGACAACCTCGTGCACGACACCATGCAGGTCCTCGCCGACGGCGGCGGCATCTACATCTCCGGGCCGCAGGGCGACTCCTACGCCAGCGGCGCCCTGGTCCGCGGCAACGTCGTCCGCGACACCGTCACCCCGTACAACTTCGGCCTCTACACCGACTACGGCGCGGCCTGGGTCACCGTCCAGGGCAACGCCGTCTACCGGGCCGACGCGCCGATCGTGCTGAACGTGTGGCCGCCGCTGGAGCACGTGGCGTTCATCGGCAACGTCTTCGACGCCGACCCTGGCGAGGCTCCGCCGGGCGTGACACTGGCCGACAACACGGTCCTGCCGAAGGAGGCCATCGAGGACGCCCCGCAGGTGGCCGACATACTGGCCACCTGCGGCCCACGCCCGGCGCGGCAGCGGTAG
- a CDS encoding TetR/AcrR family transcriptional regulator has protein sequence MPDPERSTDLLWGERPRRGLSLGRIVRAAVELADTEGVAAVSMRRLAERLGYTTMALYRHVPGKAELLALMRDEVLGESAAEPGAVRRATGWRAELEAWAREGMALHERHPWLAETGDARQVPGPNAVAGFEHGLSIVAQTGLPPAQVVAAVNLVGGFVESTARQAAAAARAQERTGVSDEEWWSGRDSLFAHLDHRYPTLNRLYREGAYDAPPDPFEFGLQRVLDGVEALICDERRDEKECGACGRPVAVGPAGRPREYCSRACQQRAYRKRRGEATKG, from the coding sequence ATGCCGGATCCGGAGCGCAGTACCGATCTGCTGTGGGGCGAAAGGCCCCGCCGTGGCCTCAGCCTCGGCCGTATCGTTCGCGCTGCGGTGGAACTCGCCGACACCGAAGGGGTGGCCGCGGTGTCGATGCGGCGCCTGGCTGAGCGGCTCGGCTACACCACCATGGCGCTCTACCGCCACGTCCCCGGCAAGGCGGAGCTGCTGGCCCTCATGCGCGATGAGGTACTGGGGGAGTCGGCGGCGGAGCCCGGGGCCGTGCGGCGCGCCACCGGGTGGCGCGCGGAACTGGAGGCGTGGGCGCGTGAGGGGATGGCGCTGCACGAACGCCACCCCTGGCTCGCGGAGACCGGCGATGCGCGCCAGGTGCCCGGGCCCAACGCCGTGGCCGGTTTCGAGCACGGGCTGAGCATCGTCGCGCAGACAGGCCTGCCCCCCGCGCAGGTGGTCGCGGCGGTCAACCTCGTCGGCGGCTTCGTCGAGAGCACTGCCCGGCAGGCGGCGGCAGCGGCCCGCGCCCAGGAGCGGACCGGGGTCAGCGACGAGGAGTGGTGGAGCGGGCGCGACTCGCTCTTCGCCCACCTGGACCACCGCTACCCGACGCTGAACCGCCTGTACCGGGAGGGGGCCTATGACGCGCCGCCGGACCCCTTCGAGTTCGGCCTGCAGCGGGTGCTCGACGGAGTCGAGGCCCTTATCTGTGATGAAAGGCGTGACGAAAAGGAGTGTGGGGCGTGCGGTCGGCCCGTCGCCGTCGGACCCGCGGGGCGGCCTCGGGAGTACTGCTCGCGCGCGTGTCAGCAGCGCGCCTACCGCAAGCGCAGGGGAGAGGCCACCAAGGGCTGA
- a CDS encoding winged helix-turn-helix transcriptional regulator, translating to MPQPRDCSVARTLEVVGERWSLLVLREVFLGVRRFDRIHEHTGAPRAVLTERLRRLVEAGILRRTEYRDQGARPRNEYELTHAGRELRPVLTALMQWGDRHLAGPEGPPLQLRHADCGGRISTTLNCEYGHRIPDTGEGLRAVPREPAQPGAQMGDPQDRRKQQDSEGTSAE from the coding sequence ATGCCCCAGCCCCGCGACTGCTCGGTGGCCCGGACCCTGGAGGTGGTCGGGGAGCGCTGGTCGCTGCTGGTCCTGCGCGAGGTCTTCCTCGGTGTGCGCCGCTTCGACCGGATCCACGAGCACACCGGGGCGCCGCGCGCGGTGCTCACCGAGCGCCTCCGCCGCCTGGTGGAGGCGGGCATCCTCCGCCGCACCGAGTACCGGGACCAGGGTGCCCGCCCCCGGAACGAGTACGAGCTGACCCACGCCGGACGCGAGCTGCGCCCGGTGCTGACCGCCCTCATGCAGTGGGGCGACCGCCATCTCGCCGGGCCGGAAGGGCCGCCGCTGCAGCTGCGCCACGCGGACTGCGGAGGCCGAATAAGCACCACACTGAACTGCGAATACGGCCACCGCATCCCGGACACCGGAGAGGGCCTGCGGGCCGTGCCCCGCGAGCCCGCACAGCCCGGGGCGCAGATGGGCGATCCTCAGGACCGGCGGAAACAGCAGGACAGCGAAGGCACGTCGGCCGAGTGA
- a CDS encoding PaaI family thioesterase, whose translation MSDQDTPAAPQGWGEPRTKTVTWHDPFATAQAGAQMPGLDYLRAVAAGELPPPPISTLLGNGFTEMVVEKGEVSMACVPDESVYNPIGLVHGGVVCTMLDSVIGCAVHTTLPVGSGYSSIELKVNYLRPIHANSGEIRARGWVTKPGKRVAFGEGEVTDAAGKVLATASGSCLVFEL comes from the coding sequence ATGAGCGACCAAGACACGCCCGCAGCGCCGCAGGGATGGGGCGAGCCCCGGACCAAGACCGTCACGTGGCACGACCCGTTCGCCACGGCACAGGCCGGAGCGCAGATGCCCGGCCTGGACTACCTGCGGGCCGTGGCGGCCGGCGAACTCCCGCCCCCACCCATCAGCACCCTGCTCGGCAACGGCTTCACCGAAATGGTGGTCGAGAAGGGCGAGGTGTCGATGGCGTGCGTGCCCGACGAGTCGGTGTACAACCCCATCGGCCTCGTCCACGGCGGCGTGGTGTGCACGATGCTCGACTCCGTTATCGGATGTGCGGTGCACACCACCCTGCCGGTCGGGAGCGGGTACAGCTCGATCGAACTCAAGGTCAACTACCTCAGGCCGATCCACGCCAACAGCGGCGAGATCCGCGCCCGCGGCTGGGTCACCAAGCCGGGCAAGCGCGTCGCGTTCGGCGAGGGCGAGGTCACCGACGCCGCGGGCAAGGTGCTCGCCACAGCGTCCGGAAGCTGCCTGGTCTTCGAACTCTGA
- a CDS encoding FAD-binding oxidoreductase, translating into MTNHTGTPASTPSTTTIDTLAERVLGPVLRPGDDGFEQERSGFQTAFQLRPAVIVGATGSDDVSAAVGHAAERGLPVAVRAGGHGAPFAAEGGVLISTRRMDAVHVDPNTRTARLGAGVRWEKVVAEAARHGLAPLNGSSPGVGAVPYTLGGGLGHLARRYGYAADHVRSIDVVGADARLRHVTADSDPDLFWALRGGRDNFGVVTGMEVGLVPVERIFGGSMVFDGGLVEEVLHAYLEWTRSLPEEMTSSVATVVYPDVPGLPDHLRGRHVAQVRIAFTGTAAEGEQLVAPLRAVGPRLKDTLAEMPYAASGAIYEEPDTPHAYCGDNAMLQRLDASVVRPIAELTGPDAPVMCVMGIRHLGGALAGPPAAPSAVGHRAARYLLTILSPLGEREVVRAVHRRVLEQAAPWAMGTSLNFVFGDGERLSPERVRAAYDPGDRTRLAALKARVDPANTFRMNHNVAPHAGPSAEPASG; encoded by the coding sequence ATGACGAACCACACGGGGACGCCCGCTTCCACCCCCTCCACCACGACCATCGATACCCTGGCCGAGCGGGTGCTCGGCCCGGTCCTCCGCCCCGGAGACGACGGCTTCGAGCAGGAGCGCTCCGGCTTCCAGACAGCGTTCCAGCTGCGGCCGGCCGTGATCGTCGGCGCCACCGGCTCCGACGATGTGAGCGCGGCAGTTGGCCACGCAGCCGAACGCGGCCTGCCCGTCGCCGTCCGGGCCGGGGGCCACGGCGCCCCCTTCGCCGCCGAGGGCGGGGTGCTGATCTCCACCCGGCGCATGGACGCTGTCCATGTCGACCCCAACACCCGCACGGCGCGGCTGGGGGCAGGTGTGCGCTGGGAGAAGGTGGTCGCCGAGGCGGCCCGGCACGGCCTGGCGCCTTTGAACGGTTCCAGCCCCGGCGTCGGCGCCGTCCCCTACACCCTCGGCGGCGGCCTGGGGCACCTCGCCCGCCGATACGGGTACGCGGCCGACCACGTGCGCTCCATCGACGTCGTCGGTGCCGACGCTCGCCTGCGCCATGTCACGGCCGATAGCGACCCTGACCTGTTCTGGGCCCTGCGCGGCGGGCGGGACAACTTCGGTGTGGTCACCGGCATGGAGGTCGGCCTGGTTCCGGTCGAGCGGATCTTCGGCGGCAGCATGGTGTTCGACGGTGGCCTCGTCGAGGAGGTCCTGCACGCCTACCTGGAGTGGACCCGGTCGCTGCCCGAGGAGATGACCTCATCGGTGGCGACGGTCGTCTACCCCGATGTCCCCGGACTGCCCGACCACCTGCGGGGGCGCCACGTCGCCCAGGTCCGCATCGCCTTCACGGGCACGGCGGCCGAGGGCGAGCAGCTGGTCGCGCCGCTGCGCGCGGTCGGGCCGCGGCTCAAGGACACCCTGGCGGAGATGCCCTATGCCGCGTCGGGCGCTATCTATGAGGAGCCGGACACGCCACACGCCTACTGCGGGGACAACGCCATGCTGCAGCGGCTCGACGCGTCGGTGGTCCGGCCCATCGCCGAGCTGACCGGTCCGGACGCGCCGGTCATGTGCGTCATGGGGATCCGCCACCTGGGCGGCGCGCTGGCGGGGCCGCCTGCCGCGCCCAGCGCGGTGGGCCACCGCGCGGCCCGCTACCTGCTGACCATCCTGTCGCCGCTTGGTGAGCGCGAGGTCGTGCGGGCGGTCCACCGGCGGGTTCTGGAGCAGGCCGCGCCGTGGGCGATGGGCACGAGTCTGAACTTCGTCTTCGGCGATGGCGAGCGCCTTTCACCGGAGCGGGTCCGCGCTGCCTACGACCCGGGGGACCGCACCCGCCTGGCCGCGCTCAAGGCCCGTGTCGACCCGGCCAACACCTTCCGGATGAACCACAACGTCGCGCCGCATGCCGGGCCGTCGGCGGAGCCCGCTTCCGGCTGA
- a CDS encoding serine/threonine-protein kinase — MQPLQPGDPRRIGRFRLLGRLGAGGMGLVYLARTPGNRRAVVKVIRPEHLGDADFRARFVREVDAAQRVGGFYTAQVIDAAPDADPPWVATAYIPGPPLEEAVARHGPFPASSVQALAIGLAEGLNAIHACGLVHRDLKPANIIVAADGPRIIDFGIARPVGADAVTGAGQLVGTLAYMSPEQAEGGQVGPSSDVFSLGTVLVFAATGANPFAAGSLAETVRRLTGPTPGLAGLPGALRHLVRDCWQRDPARRPTPADILAELESGEAVWPPPGLSAPHPEPARGQRPWPTTAVLDGIRGLRGVSGATTATRRLLRATLSPAPRRDEQRPPRPQPRIPFRQRVGRPKQGYAPDPGVRKRRFRTPAVLTLVPLLIALAAGVAWVRWTHVAALDRIAERGHIAVAFLPDNRPLSWTDDGELTGYYPELTRAVFADLGLPDLDLVPVVEDEAGYENASNAVASGKADIGYQATGIGCRSSVQFAAPDVRRSISRPGQRILWYQEEARVHEWYYQMMFPPDDRSLRRAVERTMARMRSDGRLREIAAGTGISSADSAGRSGYSQAEGSASGEGCRSDWWPGLL; from the coding sequence ATGCAGCCCCTACAGCCCGGTGATCCCCGACGCATCGGCCGGTTCCGCCTGCTCGGACGGCTGGGTGCCGGCGGAATGGGCCTGGTCTACCTCGCGCGCACCCCCGGCAACCGCAGGGCCGTCGTCAAGGTCATCCGCCCCGAACACCTGGGCGATGCCGATTTCCGGGCCCGCTTCGTCCGGGAGGTCGACGCTGCGCAGCGGGTGGGCGGGTTCTATACCGCCCAGGTGATCGATGCCGCCCCTGACGCCGATCCGCCGTGGGTCGCCACCGCCTATATTCCCGGTCCGCCGCTGGAGGAGGCGGTGGCCCGGCACGGGCCGTTCCCGGCCTCGTCGGTGCAGGCGTTGGCGATCGGCCTGGCCGAGGGCCTGAACGCGATCCACGCGTGCGGTCTGGTCCACCGCGACCTCAAACCCGCCAACATCATCGTCGCGGCCGACGGCCCGCGGATCATCGATTTCGGAATCGCCCGCCCCGTCGGCGCCGACGCGGTCACCGGCGCCGGGCAACTGGTGGGCACGCTGGCCTATATGTCGCCGGAGCAGGCCGAGGGCGGGCAGGTCGGCCCCTCCTCGGACGTCTTCTCGCTGGGAACGGTGCTCGTCTTCGCGGCGACCGGCGCCAACCCGTTCGCCGCCGGCTCCCTGGCCGAGACGGTGCGACGCCTCACCGGTCCCACCCCTGGCCTGGCCGGGCTGCCCGGCGCTCTGCGCCACCTGGTGCGGGACTGCTGGCAACGCGACCCGGCGCGGCGCCCGACACCGGCGGACATCCTCGCCGAGCTGGAGTCCGGTGAGGCCGTATGGCCCCCACCCGGGCTGTCCGCGCCTCACCCCGAACCCGCACGAGGGCAGAGGCCGTGGCCGACCACGGCCGTGCTGGACGGGATCCGCGGACTGCGCGGGGTCTCCGGCGCCACCACCGCCACCCGGAGGCTCCTCCGTGCCACCCTCTCCCCCGCGCCCCGTCGAGACGAGCAGCGGCCGCCCCGGCCGCAACCCCGCATTCCCTTCAGGCAGCGGGTCGGCAGGCCGAAGCAGGGGTATGCGCCCGATCCCGGGGTCCGGAAACGAAGGTTCCGGACCCCGGCGGTGCTCACACTGGTGCCTCTGCTGATCGCCCTGGCCGCCGGGGTGGCGTGGGTCAGGTGGACGCATGTCGCCGCCTTGGACCGGATCGCCGAGCGCGGCCACATCGCGGTCGCCTTCCTCCCGGACAACCGGCCGCTGTCGTGGACGGACGACGGCGAACTCACCGGCTACTACCCCGAGCTGACCCGCGCGGTCTTCGCCGACCTGGGGCTGCCCGACCTGGATCTCGTACCAGTGGTGGAAGACGAGGCGGGCTACGAGAACGCCAGCAACGCGGTCGCCTCCGGGAAGGCCGACATCGGCTACCAGGCCACCGGCATCGGCTGCCGGTCGTCGGTGCAGTTCGCGGCGCCCGATGTGCGGCGGTCGATCAGTCGTCCGGGGCAACGCATCCTCTGGTATCAGGAGGAGGCGCGGGTCCATGAGTGGTACTACCAGATGATGTTCCCGCCGGACGACCGGTCCCTGCGCCGCGCCGTGGAGCGGACCATGGCCCGGATGCGCAGTGACGGACGGCTCCGCGAGATCGCCGCCGGGACCGGCATATCGAGCGCGGACTCCGCCGGGCGGAGCGGATATTCACAGGCCGAGGGGTCCGCCTCCGGGGAGGGGTGCAGGTCCGACTGGTGGCCGGGGCTGCTGTAA